One Streptomyces umbrinus genomic window, ACTCAGGGCGGACGCGGCGGCGAGACCCGCCGTGACTCCACCGACTCCGCGCAGGAACAGCCGACGGTCTATCCGGGCGTCTCTCATGGTGTGCCTCCTGGGGTGGTGCTGCTGGGAAGGGGGGGCAGGGGGTGTGGGGCGCTGCGGGCGGGGGCGCTACGGGCGGGGGGCCGCCTCGTCGGATCCGTGGCCCGCGCCGGGAGTACGGAGGGTGTCGGGGCTCGGAGCCGTGGCGGGGTCCCACGGCACGGCGAGGGCGGCGAGTTCGGCGCCGGGGGCGACGGTGAGACCGTGCATGCCGTAGAAGACGCGTCCACCGGCCGGCGCGTGGACCGTGTGCTCCGTGCCGTCGGCCGGGTCGACGATGCGGCCCAGGAGGTCACCCTCGGCTACTTCGCCGATGACGTCGGCGTCGAAGGAGAACTCCGGGTACCACAGGCCGGTGGCCTCGGCGGTGACGCCGGCAGACCAGACCCACTCGCGGATCGGGGCCGGGGCGGAGCCGTTCTGGTCGAGGACGCCCAGGTGGCGCAGTGCCGTGAGGAGGCCGTCGACGCGGCGGAGGGCCGTGGGTTCGTCCCGCTGCCCGAGTGAGCCCACCTCGACCAGGACCGCCGAGATGCCCCGGCGGGCGGCGGCCGCGTGGCTGTTGCCGCCGTCGGCCTTCAGTCCGAGGATGACGTCCTCGATGCCGAAGGAGCCTGCCAGTTCGGCCGTGGCCTTGTCGAGGTCCGGGTCACCGGTGAGGCGGTAGCCGACGAAGTCGCTCAGAACCTGGTCGATGCCGCCGCAGTGCAGGTCGATGTAGACGTCGGCGCCGTCGACGAGATGGGCGAAGAGCCAGGCGGCCAACCGCTCGGTGGGGCCGCCGGCCAGGTCGCCGGGGAAGACGCGGTTGAGGTTCACGCCGTCGACCGGGGAGATGTTGAGCCGGCCCTGGTACACGGCGGGCGGGTTGGCGACGGGGCAGATGATCACCTGCCCGTGCACCTCGCGGGGGTCCAGTGCGTCAGCCAGTCGTACGACGGCGTCGATGGGCGTGAACTCGCCGCCGTGCACGCCCGCGGTGATGACGACCCGCGGGCCGGGGCGGGAACCGTTGACCAGCGTCAGCGGAATGTCCGCGGTGAGGGTGCCGAGGTCGGCCTGGAGAGTGCCGCGGGCCTTGGTGCCGGGCTGGGCCTCAAGGGAGCTCACGGACAGGGTGGTGTCGTTCATGGTCATGCCTCCGTACGGCCGACGGTGGAGATGAAGTCGATGGGCCGGGGCGAGGAGCCGTCCAGCGCCAGGTCGGCGGCGATGTCGCCGAAGGCGGGCGAGAGCTTGAAGCCGTGGCCGGAGAAGCCGGCGAGCAGGATCACGTTCTCGGCGCCGGGCAGGGGGCCGACCAGGGGGCGGCTGCTCTCGGTGTAGCCCTCCATGTAGACGGAGAGCCGGGTCGGGTCCGGGTGCAGGTCCGGCACGTGACGCCCGATCAACTCGGAGAAGATCTCCAGCTCTTCCGGCCGCACCGTCCGGTCCAGCTGGTTCGGGTCGCCCGCCGGCTGGTGCAGGGCGCGGGACAGGCCGAGCTTGACCGAGATGCCGTCCGGGGAGGGCAGGCCGTAGCAGTGGGTGGGCGCGGTCCGGATGAACGCCGGGCGCTCCTCACCGAACCAGGCCTCGGGCGTGGTGGGCACGTACCAGGCGCTGACGAGGCGGCGGACGTCCACCTCCCACGGCAGGTCGGGCAGCAGGTCGTTGACCCACGGTCCGGGGGTGACGACGGCCGTTTCGAAGCGTTCGCTGCCGGAGTCGGTGCGGATCTCGACGCCGCCCGCGACGGGGACGATCTCGCGGACCGTGCTGTAGCGGTGGATCACCGCGCCCAGCTGCTCGGCGCGGCGGGCGGCGGTCTGGATGGTCAGCTCCGGGCGGATGAAACCGGCGCGGCGGTCGAGCACGGCCGCGTCGCCTTCCTCTATGCGGTACTGGGGGAATCGTTTCGCCAGAAGCTCGGCATCCAGCACCTCGTGGTCGAGATCGTGCTCCGCGATGGACTCCAGGACGGTGGCCATCTGGTGGTGCCAGATCGGCCCCATCAGCAGACACCCGGTCAGCCGTCGCAGCTCACGGCCGGTCTCCTGCTGCAGCTGCCCCCACAGCGCGTCCGCGTGCTTGAGCAGCGGGACGTAGCGGGAGTCCTCGAAGTGCGCGCTGCGGAAGATCCGGGTCTCACCGCCGGCGGCACTGCGGTCGTGGCCGGGGGCGAACCGGTCGTACCCGACGACCTCGGCACCCCGGGCCGCCAGCCGCCAGGCGGCCTGGCTGCCCATCGTTCCGACGCCGACGACGGCGACGCGCTTCCTGGCAGCTGACACAGGACTTTCCTTTCGTATCGCCGGGGCGCATGCTGAGCGCCCGACATGAGGCTGATCGATTCGAGTCGGTTTGGACGGGGGCCGGGCCCCTTTCCTTCTTCGGGCCCTCGGCTCACAGCCGCCGTGTCTCGCGGTGCCGGCCACTTCTTCGGGATCCATCCGCTGGGCCGTGCCACATTGTGGAACGCTGTGCTAGAATCTGGCACGAGAATGACAGCGGCTCGGAGGGGAGTCAAGAGGGTGTCCATCAGAAGTTCCGAGGATTAACGGGGGGAAATCGGATGGAAATGAAGAGCGTGACCAGATCGCTGCGCATCCTGGAGGCGGTCGCCCAGCATCAGCCGGTCACCGTCGGGGAGTTGACGAAGCTCTTCGGCCTGCCCAAGTCGACCGTGCAGCGCACCCTGGTCACCCTGGCCGAGTCGGGCTGGCTGCGCGCGAACCGCAGGGACACCACGCGCTGGGAGATCGGCGCCCGGGTGCTGGCCGTGCGACCCGCGGCCCTCCAGGGCTCCAGCCTGTTCGCCGCCGCCCGCGAACCCATGATCCGACTCCGGGACACGGTCAACGAGACCATCCATCTCTCGGTACCCGACGCACTGCACAGCATGGTCGTCGTCGACCGCCTCGACTGCGACCACCCCGTACGGACCTTCCACACCATCGGCGACACCTCACCGCTGCACGCCACCGCCGTGGGGCGCGCGATCCTCGCCCAGCTCCCGAATCGGGACGTCGAGGAACTCGTCGCTCAGGGCCTGGAGCGCTTCAGCGACACGACCCCCGCCGACCCCGACGAACTGCGCGCCGAGCTCGACCGGATCCGCACCCACGGCTACGCGGTCAACCGGAATCAGTACCGGCCGGGCGTCTGCGCCCTCGCCGCACCCGTGCTCGACGAAAGCGGGACACCGCTGGCCGCCGTGGCGGTCTCGATGCCCGACTCCCGGTACGACGCGGACCGGGAGTCCGAGTGGGGCGGCCACGTCGCCGGCACGGCGAAGGAGATCAGCGGACGCCTACTGGGCGGCTGACGGAAGGCGGCGGCCCAAAAGGGCCCCGGACCGGCGAGGGCCGGCTTGCGCGCGTCGGAGCGTGCGGGCCGGCCCTCGCCGCATGCCAGGGCAGCCATCGCCCTGGGCCCGACCAGGGGATGCGCAGGCCCAGGGAGGCCACCCGGCACGGCGGGGC contains:
- a CDS encoding succinylglutamate desuccinylase/aspartoacylase family protein, translated to MNDTTLSVSSLEAQPGTKARGTLQADLGTLTADIPLTLVNGSRPGPRVVITAGVHGGEFTPIDAVVRLADALDPREVHGQVIICPVANPPAVYQGRLNISPVDGVNLNRVFPGDLAGGPTERLAAWLFAHLVDGADVYIDLHCGGIDQVLSDFVGYRLTGDPDLDKATAELAGSFGIEDVILGLKADGGNSHAAAARRGISAVLVEVGSLGQRDEPTALRRVDGLLTALRHLGVLDQNGSAPAPIREWVWSAGVTAEATGLWYPEFSFDADVIGEVAEGDLLGRIVDPADGTEHTVHAPAGGRVFYGMHGLTVAPGAELAALAVPWDPATAPSPDTLRTPGAGHGSDEAAPRP
- the solA gene encoding N-methyl-L-tryptophan oxidase; protein product: MSAARKRVAVVGVGTMGSQAAWRLAARGAEVVGYDRFAPGHDRSAAGGETRIFRSAHFEDSRYVPLLKHADALWGQLQQETGRELRRLTGCLLMGPIWHHQMATVLESIAEHDLDHEVLDAELLAKRFPQYRIEEGDAAVLDRRAGFIRPELTIQTAARRAEQLGAVIHRYSTVREIVPVAGGVEIRTDSGSERFETAVVTPGPWVNDLLPDLPWEVDVRRLVSAWYVPTTPEAWFGEERPAFIRTAPTHCYGLPSPDGISVKLGLSRALHQPAGDPNQLDRTVRPEELEIFSELIGRHVPDLHPDPTRLSVYMEGYTESSRPLVGPLPGAENVILLAGFSGHGFKLSPAFGDIAADLALDGSSPRPIDFISTVGRTEA
- a CDS encoding IclR family transcriptional regulator, which gives rise to MKSVTRSLRILEAVAQHQPVTVGELTKLFGLPKSTVQRTLVTLAESGWLRANRRDTTRWEIGARVLAVRPAALQGSSLFAAAREPMIRLRDTVNETIHLSVPDALHSMVVVDRLDCDHPVRTFHTIGDTSPLHATAVGRAILAQLPNRDVEELVAQGLERFSDTTPADPDELRAELDRIRTHGYAVNRNQYRPGVCALAAPVLDESGTPLAAVAVSMPDSRYDADRESEWGGHVAGTAKEISGRLLGG